The Silene latifolia isolate original U9 population chromosome Y, ASM4854445v1, whole genome shotgun sequence sequence GTTCAGGTTTCATCCCCTGTGCAAAAGTTTGGGCTTAAATCATTTATGCTTCGCAGACGATCTTATTATGTTTTGCAAAGGGGACAGAAAGAGTATTGAATTGATGGTTAATGGGTTTAAATTTTTCTCAAAGGCTTCAGGTCTGATGATGAATAGATCTAAGTCTAATTTTTACTGTAATGGGGTGGCTGAGCATTTGATCAAAGGGATAGAGGATGAGATTGGTATGCATAGAGGGACTGTTCCATTCAAGTATCTAGGCATTAATGTTTCTCCAAAGAGATTGTCTGTGCTTGACTGTGCTTGTTTGGTAGACAAAGTTGTTGACAGGATTAGGGGAATGGGTGCTAGGCAGTTATCCTACGCTGGGAGGGTGGTTTTGATACGGTCTGTATTAAGCAATTTGCACTCCTACTGGGCTAGGATCTTTGTTATCCCTAAGACTGTTATTAAGAGGATTGAATCCATTTGCAAGGGGTTTCTGTGGCATGGGAATGAGCAGACTGAAAGGCCTGCCCTGGTGTCATGGGAGTCTATCTGCCAGCCTATAAAGCAAGGTGGACTGGGGATTAGAAAGCTTCATGAATAGAATTTAGCAATGTTAGGAAAGTATGTCTGGTGGATAGAGCAAAAAGCTGACCACCTATGGGTCAAATGGGTTCATGCTGTTTATATTAAAGGAAAGGTTTGGAAGGATTATGAACCAACTGTTAACAGTAGCTGGGATTGGCGGAAAATTTGTCAAGTCAGGACTGTTCTGAGGCAAGTCTTATACGGGGGGAATGGTTCAGGAGGGAATTATTCTACTTTACAGGGGTATAAGTTTCTGGTTCCTGAAGGGGAGCAGGTACCTTGGTATCCTTGGATTAGAATAGGATGGATAATTCCTCGTCACAGGTTCTTGGTATGGGTGGTGGCGCAACAAAGATTATTGACCCAGGATAGATTGATGAAGATGGGCATTGTGCAGACTAATGTGTGCTTATTTTGTGGTGTTGAAGAGGAAAGTCATGAACACCTTTTTTTCAGATGTGTGTACAGTGAAAGATGCAGAGCACTGATAGCTACCTGGTGCTGCATTGATATACCAATGACGAGTTGTGTGGACTGGTGGCTTAAGTGGCGAGTTCGTGATATTTGCAGGAAGAGGATTGTGGCTATGATTTTGGCGAGTTTGATGCAGCATGTGTGGTGGAGTCGCAATGTGTGTCGAGTGGAGCAGTATATCCATAGTCCTAAGCTAGTGGCTAGTCTAGTTAGGAATGAAATTCGTATGAGAATTAGAAGTTGTAGAATAGTGAGTATTAAGAGTAGTGTTAAACATTGGATTGAAAAGCTATGTAATGAGGTAGGATGAGCATGAAAATGCCTTCTCTATATGTGGTGTAAGGGACTATAATTTTTAATGAAAAGCttacctttcccaaaaaaaaaaaaaaaaaaaaagaaatacaatttccttacattgattttaatGGTAATAAGGACACaatctagatcacctatctagattgttcttgtgctaataaaagatggatgatcctcctagaacaaatcatcaatttagaagatctccttcaatatgcacccaagaacaaaaccCAATAATTTAACaggtattaactagatacttgttaaATCTACCCTTAATAATATGTAAATAGTACTAATACACTTAGTATTTATTTTtgtttactaacaatcttagtaagtgATGTAtattaatttttagagagataaaccaactttttattcacatgcaaaatatgCCAAGTGAGTAgtaaataaaagaacaaaattgTTGGTCTATATGGAAGGGAGAGGACGGTTGGTAAGGGTGGAGTGTGGGAGAGATTTTGCTTTATTTTATGTCCAATTGTCATTGTGCATAAAATAGAACAAAAGTTGATGGGATAGATCAAAGTCATgagtgtaatgattatgtttataatcatccatttacactccatttacacggtccaatgtcccatttacgggtccatatcggttcttatatttgtcgcacaaatacgtgtaattttactttaaacatcgttttatgtttaaatgcttcccaataAATTTAgttcaaaacactccgtaaatatatgtgtaccgctacacatattatttacgtactaatattaatcacattaatcaattagtactattttagtgaattaacaattaattaactaaaacccgcctcataaaatttattatttgattatcgcataattaaataataactgccgcgcctTGAgctcgcaactcgaaatctctctaaaaaggatcgactaaccttttagtcaataaatcaagggactaaataaattgtatctcatacaattaattagttgtcaattggggttcgttcctttatgtgtgaccgaaaggggtcagttgatcactgccgtctcacgacaataatgtcaaactctagtcagccaaccgttatcgatttacgttaatcaactgacgaggatcaaataataaatatcctgatgatattcctttaatgagatttattatgtaaacgcactattgtggaggatacTAACTCCAACAGGATTAATAGAGTGATGGAGTGTGTGAGAACAGTCTCCTATTCGGTTTTAATAAATGGGACGGAATCGGAGACTTTTCTCCCGACAAGAGGGTTAAGGCAAGGGGATCCGTTGTCACCCTATTTGTTTATCATTTATGCTGAAGTTATGTCAGGTATGCTCCGACGTGCTATGGAACGGGGCAGCATTCACGGTATTCGTATTGCACCTTCGGCTCCGGTTGTATCCCATCTGTTGTTTGCGGACGATAGTATTATTTTTGCTAAGGCCAATGTACGGGAAGCTTGCGTGGTTCGGGATATTCTGAGAAGATATGAAAATGTGTCGGGCCAATTGGTTAATCTAGACAAGACAACCATTTCTTTTAGTAAGGGAACCAAGGCTTTTCGTAAGGAGGGAGTGATCGGTGCCTTAGGAGTTAGGGAAGTGGATGTGCAGGAGAAATACTTGGGGCTACCTACGGTAATTGGCCAGTCGAAGAAAGTTCATACTAACATTATTCGGCATAAACTAAGTAAGAAACGTTAAGGGTGGAGAGGGATCCTCTTTAGCAAGGCGGGCAAAGAGACTTTGATTAAGGCGGTTGTACAGGCTATGCCCACCTTTGCCATGAGTGTTTTCAAAATCTCGACGACTTTCTGTGACGACCTACGCTCTATGGTGTCTGCCTTTTGGTGGGGATCGGAAAATGGGAGGAAGAAAATGCCGTGGGTGGCGTGGAGTAAAATGTGCAGGCCGAAGTATCGCGGAGGGTTGGGATTTTGGGATTTCACTAAGTTTAATAAAGCTCTTTTAGGAAAACAAGCTTGGAGACTAATGACAAATGATACTTGCCATATGGCCTGAGTTCTCAAAGGAAAATATTTCGGGGATCGATCTTTTATGGACGCGGAGCTCGGTCACAATTCGAGCTACACTTGGAGAAGCATTTGGGAAGCTAGGGAGGTTGTTATGAGAGGAACAAGACGGTGAATTGGGGATGGTTAGAGCACCTCGGTGTGGTCGGATCCTTGGATCCCGAATACTCAATCACGACGTGTCATTTCTCCTAGGCTCGATAACGATGTAGAAATGAAGGTTGCCCATCTGCTGCGTGAAGACGACTTGGGGTGCGATCGGCAGAAGGTGAGTTCTCTTTTCCTCCCCTTTGAACAATAGAGAATTTATAGTATCCGTGTTAGTGTGATGAGACCAGTAGATGATTGGTATTGGGACTTCGAGAAGGATGGTGAATATTCTGTTCGCTCGGCCTATAAATTACTTGTTGATAATGATGGTGGGATAGAACAGTCGGATTTCACCCGAGATAAATGGCTTTGGAGTAAGATTTGGAAATTTTCTGTTCTTCCTCATATTAAAGTATTTTTTTAGCAAttatgtgtaatactacggttttgtgagtctttgggtactctatcgggtggggcttactgtaacacccccatatccagaggagccttaactaggccttccttagcatataagggcgttaccatctcggttgcccgaggaaagtaattatcaaacgtcaataacagaactattaagttatattacaagtgattcaaaccaaaatacgatacaaaggtacaactcaaagactactcgctatgaccatcatatctcgtgaagactcctccctgcccggacctcagctatcaacaacatcaacacctgctaagaccgactactcaccataagggatcacggcagacacataacaaacaaacaaccacacaaggtcagtactgagatcaGATAAGACAACGGCAACTACAGATATCAATGCAAACAACACTACCAACCCCAAACACATTCACCACGATCCAATCAACTCTGTCACttactgtccactggaccagccctgccagtgggggaccgcagccgttcccacctaagccccgctcatcataccgagcgataaccctgtccattaatgtgcacatccccttccgtggcgggttccacgaagggcgaaactagggcgtgaagtcactcccgcaagtgaccccactcagccgagaacgcatctcgagaaccatcaccagcaatcacaaccacaaacacagtacaatcaattactatatcaaacaaccacaatactaccataacgaccgacacactagaccatctacagaaactgagtaggcgaacctacctttaagcaaccgcaaccaatccatgccgacagataacacatccagcgaccaagcaaagcctataaccaccatacaaatatctattactaacaagcaaaccctaactaaagagacaaagacacggatgatgattgtgacatacctattagggaaaactcagcaagagatcgctacccgacaccagtgacgccctcccaaggttcaaagatcttcaaaaaggcttccatgaaggttttgaggtgaagggaagggaaaggggcgactgaaggataggaggaaagtggcggaagtgatttgcggatataacaaaacgcgatataaaaccctcgctgaaaacccggtactcgatcgagtacccaacctactcgatcgagtggctccctactcgatcgagtaccctagctactcgatcgagtagcctctactctatcgagtaccactcttaacacgcagctcaaacaggttttggcatactttcctaagactacttccgctcccaaggtcggtcaacgatggtcaaagggtccctaaaagggcgggtattacagtcttccccccttaaaaagaacttcgtccccgaagttcacctcacccatCTCCCGCTCGAGACACGAGAACAACACGTCCTTACCCATCTTCCCGCTCAACCCATTACTCCCTGGAAATACcatttccccccccccccccccatgtcatcatcatcaccgtctacacTAATGCCTATCGATTCTTATTACTGTCATGCAAGCGTTATCACCGTCAACCGTTACTCTATATACCTATGAAACATCAAACTCGCCATGCGAATCACCACCTACGATCACCCGACATACAGTACCGACATATAGTATCGACTATCAAACTATcgatctagaacatgtctcatatcaattatcatatggtacaaccaatgccaccatgttacttggcaacgtgattcgagtacgatttatcacactataactatttttcatgaccgtctcttgaaacatacaaccccttccctttaaataactaaagtaattcgttatatctcagaaatttttgtaatcaaagcaaaacataatataataccaacaacattataaacaagcaaagcattattcaaaaacagcctttttatttcgcgacattactcttcccctctaaaaaggaacttcgtccccgaagttcaccaccctaATTTCAacgcatattatttattatttgcaTCTTAATCATTAAagaaaaccatattatttgttgtggacattactcgctaattaTACACTCGTTAAGTTAGAAATCATACGCaagtcaccggaataactagttaccgttgacaacacacgttaaaatgatatgcacaaatataggcgaagttacaactccgataaatagatcgtaatgaggcgtatgcaatattaacaagaaattattaccgcttcactaattgtaACAAATATgcttataaaacttcaatcatgacttgtaacatatgaaattaacggttcaaaggcgttactacgcactcacaactactttaaacattaaactcgcaattataaaacaattaaactttgttaattttcaaaaacctcctgtaacagtgctactcgatcgagtatgtagcggtactcgatcgagtgccatgctactcgatcgagtgtcttggctactcgatcgagtagcccgagttcAGAAtgttttctttcttcctttcctgcagctactcgatagagtgtggggtactctgtcgagtacctgcaggCCAAGTACCTTACACAACCCGTTATAGACCAACATATATAAACATGActgtcacataaattgagtcgggatgacGCCCCAACTCTTAATCATCCTGCAAACGGTTAAAGTAgctaatccggccttatggcctaacGATACAAGTTCATAAATAAAGTTTCAACTAAAACAACCGAAAATCTAACCACGTTACCAACAACAACTACCACCAACAATCATGAACGAAGatagaaacaaggagtatcactcctgctgctgttgctgctgctcaaacatcacctcatcgtcaccaccaccacctccagccatacccgcacctgatgaacccactcccgcatcacctcctgctcctgctcccgggcccacgtaccatggagtcaagccaccgtaagggaaggactgaggtgctccccacgtcgactgatccaccccgtaggaatggaaaacccctgtgtagtccccgactccactccaccaaaccgggtggggtccctcggtccctatcccctgagtgtacgccatctcgtgcatgttcctgagtgtcagagtagatgacactctctccgccaagtagttggatcgcgtctccggggtgtcgaggtaagggtagcatggaaaaggctgctgctgctgtggtgcgaggccctctccctcactcgacggggtcccctcaccactctgggtctctctaccacctgaactcccgcattctcgcccttcgtcgactccggcatctcctcaaggatggtgccgtcgatgagataggtctgtagctggcggggtccgtcatcatcctcctcctcctcgtcatcggagtccaccgtcactactgtcggctccaagggctccgtgggtgggaggtgctcaggagctggaatcttcatccaactcatcccatgcaccctccatgctaggctgccgtcagccaaggtcctcaaccatttctggtcgagatagtattcacgatccatggtaggcacggggtagctagaggcacgtacgccgaagaagcctcaaaggaggttagctttttaaactaaccgagtggcaatagcaccacaactcggtgcacgggaagaggaagaagccatcaaggcaagggcaaagacagactatagaaggagcattaaagaccactttcctggcccgctccgggttgaggtacgacatcaaaagtaagacctcatggttattcaatttactgatatcctttcggtcatagaggaggttcgagagagaacggagaaagaccctcaaggtaacatgctgaacatcattaatcagcatgttgctcgaggtgggggCTTGCTTCCcgatcaagcaaggcattaggcggcgacGCCGCACTCAGtggaatgtcggtgatggagtccttgggaggcttggccaacccaaggtgagaggcaaacaattCCATAGTCATGTAAAAACCgttattcatcaatctaaactgaTGATCGACCTactgggtcatagttaaaagagcacatgaactccaaggtaagaaaagggtaagtatgcttcctcagcctatacaaacccgtaaaacccaaggtctcgaatatgtgacggacatccgtctctatctccaactcctctaacacactggtgtctatacactttgtaggtctcattttgcgtttttgtaaggctacaaaacgctccctttgcttgaagtcaacaaaaacaactgtagggtattcggggactgcgggtaccacaggtccactcccctctcccgtctcaggtgggttacccctccccctcttactttggcgggttccaaggttcagtctcggcatctgctttaggtaTAAGTTCAAACAATTTATATAAAACATGTAGGCATATACTTCATACAATTTGAGTTCTATATACTTAGCAAGTTCACTAACTCATCAACCAGTTCAATATTTGAAGCTCATAAATCATGCCATTAAACTTAGATGCTCAGCTAGGTCCACACATGTCATCAATAGTTTCCTCAATTTTAACATATAGTCTCAGTTTTTAGCCACTTATAAACcacaattatgaaaatttggcatgtgaacacatatactcagcaattcgaatatcctagcatgcttctaaaggtcATTCCgtttacattgctaattacatgttactaattcaagagaGAGAATAATTTATGGcatatcatcatcactttcatattatgttcaataactcaactaaaattttcagacggtctttacagctgagacaattttggcatattttcatcaagcATCGTTTCTATTActatattgaagttcaactcatgcttgtactgtcaattacaacatcaatttttttcagttataaatcacgaatttccatttaaggcacttttaagacggagttctaaggcaactttctaagggtaaaatcatcaaaatctatcctccaacatgatataaacaatacataaggctcaattctaccatctaaccattgtaaaacaaccaaaaatcgatttcaattttggaaaccctagaaatttcgggttcatctttgcaatttctaatctaatttacagcaattaaccaccaacaaacatggaaagaaggcatgtgaatcatgtttcaacaattaaaagcaccaaattggtcattataatcgaaaatttcagattgttttactttcctagcacattcaaagcaataaaccatgtacattaggaagaatagcataccttgattgatgaacaaagtagagaaacgaaatcaaactaagaaatcaaccccaagaatcactactaacccaagagaaagagaggatttgagaggaaataagggattgagagtgatttaggtgtaggtgtgtcgaaatatagaggaataagaagaagaaatagaaagattaggggttttaagaaaacccgtaggattaTTTGCCGCAcgataacctactcgatcgagtgccttgggtactcgatcgagtaccaccttactcgatcgagtaggagctaaatcgtcgAGCAAGCtcaggaattttcccacatcccgacatcatagcttcctaattagatcgagtgaggtctactcggtcaagtaagcactcgcactcggtcaagtgtagttaagtactcggtccgaACACTAAGTAACTcgaagatacctgcaaaacaacgccgcgtgtcgattccaaactaagttcgggattcgacactaattatcacattcaatcacgttttataacCATTGTCACACAAAATACAACCCTTCAACAATTAAGAGACATATCACGTTACGttatacaaattacccaactcggtctacctgtcaccgagtCATTTATGAACCTAGTCGTGTCATTttattacacttaaacttactttacgtgctattactaaactcgtgtttactTCAAATTGAAACGTATAATTTACATTAATTCCTCCTTTCACTTATCACATAATTATACACTTTGTAACCCACTTATTCAATTACGTCTTACATTCTATCCCAAGCAATATATCTTGCATAAATCAAatactacgcagcggaaaaatttcaactaaaTAGCAAAGCATAAACACATTACCACATACCGTGATTCGGATTATTACTCATctatactataattatcattatagtcaTCGCGGTAGGATCTATAATCTCACGtacaacttccgtcatcattaaTTTTATGGCAAACACCCACGTGTTCACTATTCATATTACACATTCGATTTcacactttcacgcatctccatgacgTATAATTTCGTCACGTATCTCATAGCTgtcatataagctcactaatcattcaaagaactccataatctcatcaacaattaccatactcggcccaaacattactatcacacctctattaattctaacaaagacttaaccggaggtagctccggcacaattaacatacacaacacacatagacacacggactccacattcccatcccatgtgactggcttaagtgtcatggggccaagattttgaaatgagggcagggactcacccaaaatctagcatcagctggggctcccattacacatacaccaggttcattttattagactctctacgttcattatgttcatttgttacaggttccaaaatcgtcgctctgataccactttgtaacacccccatatccagaggagccttacctaggccttccttagcatataaggcgttaccatctcggttgcccgaggtaagtaatcatcaaacgtcaataatgtaactattaagttatattacaagtgattcaaaccaaaatacgatacaaaggtacaactcaaagactactcgctatgaccatcatatctcgtgaagactcctCCCGCCCCGGGACCTcgcctatcaacaacatcaacaccgctaagaccgactgctcaccataagggatcacggcagacacataacaaagaaacaaccacacaaggtcagtactgagatcaGATAAGACAACGGCAACTACAGATATCAATGCAAACAACACTACCAACCCCAAACACATTCACCACGATCCAatcaactctgtcactgactgtccactggaccagccctgccagtgggggaccgcagccgttcccacctaagccccgctcatcataccaagcgataactctgtccattaatgtgcacatccccttccgtggcgggttccacgaagggcgaaactagggcgtgaagtcactcccgcaagtgaccccactcagccgagaacgcatctcgagaaccatcaccagcaatcacaaccacaaacacagtacaatcaattactatatcaaacaaccacaatactaccataacgaccgacacactagaccatctacagaaactgagtaggcgaacctacctttaagcaaccgcaaccaatccatgccgacagataacacatccagcgaccaagcaaagcctataaccaccatacaaatatctattactaacaagcaaaccctaactaaagagacaaagacacggatgatgatagtgacatacctattagggaaaactcagcaagagatcgctacccgacaccagtgacgccctcccaaagttcaaagatcttcaaaaaggcttccatgaaggttttgaggtgaagggaagggaaaggggcgactgaaggataggaggaaagtggcggtaGTGATTTGCGGatataacaaaacgcgatataaaaccctcgctgaaaacccggtactcgatcgagtacccaacctactcgatcgagtggccccctactcgatcgagtaccctagctactcgatcgagtagcctctactctatcgagtaccactcttaacacgcagctcaaacaggttttggcatactttcctaagactacttccgctcccaaggtcggtcaacgatggtcaaagggtccctaaaagggcgggtattacacttactctgtcgagtaagtatgtttttatatgaaacagtagtctgcctgtagggtactcgatcgagtaggcttggcactcgatcgagtaagtggcactcgatcgagtaagtgacttactcgatcgagtaagtggttttacgagtgatatttgacgggttttgttaataatgcgggaatggtatataaggctttcgtcacttttctcaaaacacttttacaacctaaaaaccttcaagagaagattgggagttacgttgaatcatcatcgccgcattattagcaaatcgcagagctagaagtgtcggatttcgtcattctttatatctttgtgattcttgcgtcgagggtaagctttacat is a genomic window containing:
- the LOC141630765 gene encoding uncharacterized protein LOC141630765, whose product is MLGKYVWWIEQKADHLWVKWVHAVYIKGKVWKDYEPTVNSSWDWRKICQVRTVLRQVLYGGNGSGGNYSTLQGYKFLVPEGEQVPWYPWIRIGWIIPRHRFLVWVVAQQRLLTQDRLMKMGIVQTNVCLFCGVEEESHEHLFFRCVYSERCRALIATWCCIDIPMTSCVDWWLKWRVRDICRKRIVAMILASLMQHVWWSRNVCRVEQYIHSPKLVASLVRNEIRMRIRSCRIVSIKSSVKHWIEKLCNEVG